The following are encoded in a window of Mycobacteroides chelonae CCUG 47445 genomic DNA:
- a CDS encoding dienelactone hydrolase family protein yields MADDDLRDFEAGTFTHEGETKIVLRKGSGPAVIVIAEMPGITPKVANFAREVADIGCTAVMPHLFGNPGQNTDPREEGWLRTATYIASSMFRGCVSREFTVLATGKSSPVVAWLRALAQNEHERNGGPGVGAIGMCFTGGYALAMAADDRLLAPVLSQPSLPFGLTKSHRYNIDISPGDLQKVKHRCQHDGLKVLGMRFTSDKLVPAERFQFLRDELGDAFVAIELPGDVANPHSPMPAHSVVTEHLIDEPGQPTRAALDQVLDLFRSRLLISV; encoded by the coding sequence ATGGCCGACGATGACCTCCGCGATTTCGAAGCAGGCACCTTCACCCACGAGGGCGAAACCAAGATCGTGTTGAGAAAGGGCAGTGGACCGGCGGTGATCGTCATCGCCGAGATGCCCGGAATCACCCCGAAGGTCGCCAACTTCGCACGCGAGGTGGCCGACATCGGCTGCACCGCCGTCATGCCGCACCTGTTTGGGAATCCCGGGCAGAACACGGACCCCCGTGAAGAGGGATGGTTGCGTACCGCGACCTACATAGCGTCTTCGATGTTCCGCGGCTGCGTCAGCCGTGAATTCACGGTCCTGGCCACCGGAAAGAGCTCCCCGGTGGTGGCGTGGTTGCGGGCCCTGGCTCAGAACGAGCACGAGCGCAACGGCGGTCCCGGGGTCGGCGCCATCGGTATGTGTTTCACCGGGGGATACGCGCTGGCCATGGCGGCCGATGACAGGCTGCTGGCCCCTGTGCTGTCGCAACCGTCGCTGCCGTTCGGGCTCACCAAGTCGCATCGCTACAACATCGACATTTCTCCGGGAGACCTGCAGAAGGTCAAGCATCGCTGTCAGCACGACGGGCTCAAGGTGCTCGGTATGCGCTTCACCTCCGACAAGCTGGTGCCGGCCGAGCGATTCCAGTTCCTCAGGGATGAGCTGGGGGACGCGTTCGTTGCCATCGAATTGCCCGGCGACGTGGCCAATCCCCATTCGCCGATGCCGGCGCATTCGGTGGTCACCGAACATCTCATCGACGAGCCGGGTCAGCCCACGCGCGCGGCCCTGGACCAGGTATTGGACCTGTTCCGCTCCCGACTGCTGATATCTGTGTAA
- a CDS encoding ATP-dependent DNA helicase UvrD2, whose amino-acid sequence MARSLLDGLDDEQRAAVTAPRGPVCVLAGAGTGKTRTITHRIAHLVESGHVAPGQILAVTFTQRAAGEMRGRLRDLGVGSAQAVTFHAAGLRQLRYFWPQLVGDTRWELIDSKFTIVAQAANRAKLSTSTDTVRDLAGEIEWAKASLISPEAYPAAAAKFARDTPVPAEQVAKVYAGYEKLKARPDGSTLLDFDDLLLHTAAAIENSASVADEFRDRYRCFVVDEYQDVTPLQQRVLDAWLGPRDDLTVVGDANQTIYSFTGATPQYLLGFSRRFPEATVVRLERDYRSTPQVVSLANRLIAAAQGRVAGSKLQLIGQRAEGPTPRFSEHDDEAAEAKSVAKSIATLLESGTPASEIAVLYRINAQSEVYEEALTEAGIPFQVRGGEGFFTRQEVRQALVALQRAAERDHADTTVPQQVREILEPLGLSAEEPHGAQARERWESLRALVELAEEECVRLPELDLPGLVRELRVRAEARHPPTVQGVTLASLHAAKGLEWDAVFLVGLADGTLPISHALSRAGDIEPVEEERRLLYVGITRARVHLNLSWALARAAGGRKSRKHSRFLNGIAPTAQLPAAATPRRRGSGARCRICNAALSTPAAVMLRRCESCPSDIDEELLVALKDWRLKTAKEMKVPAFVVFTDNTLIAIAELLPGDDAALVAIPGIGARKLEQYGPDVLRLVRARAS is encoded by the coding sequence GTGGCGCGTTCTCTCCTCGATGGTCTCGACGATGAGCAGCGTGCCGCCGTCACCGCGCCGCGCGGTCCCGTCTGCGTGCTCGCCGGAGCGGGCACCGGTAAGACCCGCACCATCACCCATCGCATCGCTCACCTGGTCGAATCAGGGCATGTCGCTCCCGGTCAGATCCTCGCGGTCACCTTCACCCAACGGGCGGCGGGGGAGATGCGCGGCCGCTTACGCGACTTGGGCGTGGGATCGGCTCAGGCCGTCACGTTCCACGCCGCCGGTCTGCGGCAGCTCCGCTACTTCTGGCCGCAGTTGGTCGGCGATACGCGCTGGGAGCTCATCGACAGCAAGTTCACCATCGTCGCCCAGGCCGCGAACCGCGCCAAGCTGAGTACCAGCACCGACACCGTGCGCGACCTTGCCGGTGAAATCGAGTGGGCCAAGGCCTCTTTGATCAGCCCCGAGGCCTATCCGGCGGCGGCCGCCAAGTTCGCGCGAGATACGCCGGTGCCCGCCGAGCAGGTCGCGAAGGTCTACGCCGGTTACGAGAAGCTCAAGGCCCGGCCCGACGGATCAACCCTGCTCGATTTCGATGACCTGCTGCTGCACACCGCGGCGGCCATCGAGAACTCCGCATCGGTAGCCGACGAGTTCCGGGATCGCTATCGCTGTTTCGTGGTCGACGAGTACCAGGACGTGACCCCACTGCAGCAGCGGGTGCTCGACGCGTGGCTCGGCCCCCGCGATGACCTGACCGTCGTGGGTGACGCCAACCAGACCATCTATTCGTTCACCGGCGCCACCCCGCAGTATCTGCTGGGCTTTTCCCGAAGGTTTCCCGAAGCGACAGTGGTCCGTCTCGAGCGTGACTATCGCTCGACCCCACAAGTGGTTTCGCTTGCCAACCGGTTGATTGCCGCGGCGCAAGGACGGGTGGCGGGCAGCAAGCTGCAACTTATCGGTCAACGGGCCGAAGGGCCGACCCCCAGATTCTCCGAACACGACGACGAGGCCGCCGAGGCGAAGTCCGTGGCGAAATCGATTGCGACACTGTTGGAATCCGGAACCCCGGCATCGGAGATAGCGGTGCTGTATCGCATCAACGCGCAGTCGGAGGTGTACGAGGAGGCGCTCACCGAGGCGGGCATACCGTTCCAGGTGCGTGGTGGCGAAGGGTTCTTCACGCGCCAGGAGGTGCGGCAGGCACTGGTGGCGCTGCAGCGTGCCGCGGAGCGAGATCATGCAGATACTACTGTGCCGCAACAGGTTCGGGAGATTCTGGAGCCGCTGGGTTTGTCGGCAGAGGAGCCGCACGGCGCCCAGGCGCGTGAGCGATGGGAATCACTGCGTGCGCTCGTCGAACTGGCCGAGGAAGAATGTGTCCGCCTACCGGAGCTGGATCTGCCGGGGCTCGTGCGTGAGCTGCGGGTGCGGGCCGAGGCGCGTCACCCACCGACCGTGCAAGGCGTGACGCTTGCCTCGCTGCACGCGGCCAAGGGACTCGAATGGGATGCGGTGTTCCTGGTGGGGCTGGCCGACGGCACCCTGCCCATCTCGCATGCCCTGTCGCGCGCCGGCGATATCGAACCGGTCGAAGAGGAGCGGCGGCTGCTCTACGTCGGGATCACCCGCGCGCGTGTGCATCTGAACCTGAGTTGGGCGCTCGCGCGGGCGGCCGGTGGCCGTAAGTCCCGCAAGCATTCGCGGTTTCTCAACGGAATCGCCCCCACCGCGCAACTCCCGGCCGCCGCTACGCCGAGACGTCGGGGCAGCGGTGCACGCTGCCGAATCTGTAATGCGGCGCTCAGCACTCCGGCGGCGGTAATGCTCCGGCGTTGCGAGAGTTGCCCATCCGATATCGATGAGGAGCTCCTTGTCGCGCTCAAGGATTGGCGGCTCAAGACGGCCAAGGAGATGAAGGTGCCCGCGTTCGTGGTGTTCACCGACAACACCCTGATCGCCATCGCCGAACTTCTTCCGGGGGATGACGCCGCCCTGGTGGCCATTCCCGGAATCGGCGCGCGCAAGCTGGAGCAGTACGGCCCCGACGTACTGCGTTTGGTCCGTGCCAGAGCCTCGTAG
- a CDS encoding mycoredoxin, with product MTLNAGVTTASDSSLIMYSTTWCGYCRRLETQLKAAGIDYTKIDIEQDPAAADYVANVNGGNQTVPTVKFPDGSALTNPSLAQVKAKLGV from the coding sequence ATGACGTTGAATGCCGGTGTGACTACAGCGAGCGACTCCAGCCTCATCATGTACAGCACCACGTGGTGCGGATATTGCCGTCGGCTCGAGACGCAGCTGAAGGCCGCGGGCATCGACTACACCAAGATCGATATCGAGCAGGACCCGGCCGCAGCCGACTATGTCGCCAACGTCAACGGCGGAAACCAGACCGTGCCGACCGTGAAGTTCCCTGATGGCAGCGCGTTGACCAATCCGTCGCTGGCTCAGGTGAAGGCCAAGCTCGGCGTCTAA
- the nudC gene encoding NAD(+) diphosphatase yields MTFRLRNIPLLSRVGLDRADELRSNPEELAKGWAEAGLITLDVRGRVNIVDGQVVLEDAARVGDVPPEHAVFLGRIPGGRHVWAVRAELDDDSAPLLDLRRSGQLFDDTSAALLATAMAMLAWHDSAGYSPVDGSPTTPAKGGWVRVNSSTGQEEFPRTDPAVICLVHDGGDRAVLGRQKFWPERMFSLLAGFVEAGESLEACVAREIAEEVGLTVTDVQYLGSQPWPFPRSIMLGFHALGDPSQPFSFNDGEIAEAEWFTRDEVRAALEAGDWTTASDSRLMLPGSISIAREIVESWAYA; encoded by the coding sequence ATGACTTTTCGTCTTCGCAACATCCCCCTGCTGTCGCGCGTCGGGCTCGATCGGGCCGACGAACTGCGTTCCAACCCTGAGGAATTGGCGAAGGGTTGGGCCGAGGCGGGACTGATCACTCTGGACGTGCGGGGCCGGGTGAATATCGTCGATGGGCAGGTGGTTCTCGAAGACGCGGCGCGCGTCGGCGATGTGCCCCCGGAGCATGCGGTGTTTCTCGGGCGCATCCCGGGCGGCCGCCATGTGTGGGCGGTGCGCGCCGAACTTGACGACGACAGTGCGCCCCTGCTGGATTTGCGCCGCTCCGGCCAATTGTTCGATGACACCAGTGCGGCCCTGTTGGCCACCGCGATGGCCATGCTGGCCTGGCACGACAGCGCTGGCTACAGCCCCGTCGACGGATCACCCACCACTCCGGCCAAGGGCGGCTGGGTTCGGGTGAATTCGTCCACCGGCCAGGAAGAATTCCCGCGCACCGACCCCGCCGTCATCTGCCTGGTGCACGACGGCGGTGACCGCGCGGTGCTCGGCCGTCAGAAGTTCTGGCCGGAGCGGATGTTCTCGCTGCTGGCCGGATTCGTCGAGGCGGGCGAATCGCTGGAGGCGTGCGTAGCCCGCGAAATCGCCGAGGAAGTGGGCCTGACCGTCACCGACGTGCAGTACCTGGGCAGCCAGCCATGGCCCTTCCCGCGGTCGATCATGCTGGGTTTCCATGCTCTGGGCGATCCATCGCAGCCGTTCTCGTTCAACGACGGTGAAATCGCCGAAGCAGAGTGGTTCACACGCGATGAGGTGCGGGCCGCGCTGGAAGCGGGGGATTGGACCACCGCGTCCGACTCGCGCCTGATGTTGCCCGGGTCGATTTCCATCGCCCGGGAGATCGTCGAATCCTGGGCTTACGCCTGA
- a CDS encoding potassium channel family protein — MAGKFRQRFRGIDQALTAQPDHALVGVLRIPQNAASPWLAIGKRILIAVGTLFAAVLVVYADRSGYRDVASTPEESDPLSFLDCFYYATVSLSTTGYGDITPYTEGARLVNILVITPLRLLFLIVLVGTTVEALTERSRQALKIQRWRSRVRNHTVVVGYGTKGKTAVQAMLSDGATPAEIVVVDEDQMALDSAAAADLVTVRGSATKSDVLRLAGVQNAKSIIVAANRDDTSVLVTLTARELAPNAKIVAAIREAENVHLLRQSGADSVVVSSETAGRLLGIATSTPRVVEMIEDLLTPEAGFAIAEREVERSEVGGSPRHLSDIVLGVVRDGTLHRVDAPEVDSIEASDRLLYVRNAGA, encoded by the coding sequence ATGGCCGGTAAGTTTCGCCAGCGGTTCCGTGGCATTGACCAGGCGTTGACCGCACAGCCAGACCATGCTCTCGTCGGTGTGCTGCGTATCCCGCAGAACGCTGCCAGCCCATGGCTGGCCATCGGAAAACGGATCCTCATCGCGGTGGGCACGCTCTTCGCCGCGGTGCTCGTGGTGTACGCGGATCGCAGCGGCTACCGCGATGTTGCATCCACCCCGGAGGAAAGCGATCCGCTCAGCTTCCTCGATTGCTTCTACTACGCAACCGTCTCGCTCTCTACCACCGGCTACGGCGACATCACCCCGTACACGGAGGGCGCGCGGCTGGTGAACATTCTCGTGATCACGCCGCTGCGGCTGCTGTTCCTGATCGTTCTGGTCGGCACCACGGTGGAAGCACTCACCGAACGTTCGCGTCAAGCACTCAAGATCCAGCGATGGAGGTCCCGCGTGCGCAACCACACCGTTGTCGTCGGATACGGCACCAAGGGAAAGACCGCCGTCCAGGCGATGCTCTCCGATGGCGCTACCCCGGCCGAGATCGTGGTCGTCGACGAAGACCAGATGGCCCTGGATTCGGCGGCTGCCGCAGACCTGGTGACGGTGCGTGGCAGCGCCACCAAGTCGGACGTGCTGCGGCTCGCCGGTGTGCAAAACGCCAAGTCGATCATCGTGGCCGCCAACCGGGACGACACCTCGGTGCTGGTCACCCTGACGGCGCGTGAGTTGGCACCCAACGCCAAGATCGTCGCCGCGATCCGCGAGGCAGAGAACGTGCACCTGCTGCGCCAGTCGGGCGCCGACTCGGTGGTGGTCTCCTCGGAAACGGCCGGACGACTGCTCGGCATCGCCACCTCGACACCGCGCGTCGTCGAGATGATCGAGGACCTGCTGACCCCGGAGGCGGGGTTCGCGATCGCGGAACGCGAGGTGGAGCGCAGCGAGGTGGGCGGCTCGCCGCGTCATCTCTCGGACATCGTCCTAGGTGTGGTGCGCGACGGCACCCTGCACCGGGTGGATGCGCCCGAGGTCGATTCCATCGAGGCGTCCGACCGTCTGCTCTACGTCCGCAACGCCGGAGCATGA